CTAAAAAGACAAAGCAAGATTCAAGAGAAGCATCTTATTGTTTTGTTGCAAAACAAacctagggttagggtttttctTTTTCGTTTCAAACGAAATCATTGCAcgacaaatattttttttccagagAAAGTTATTTCATATAAACATAGTTTTTAATATATTgcgggttaaatatttttacagtTACGGAGTATATTTTTTGGTTGCCCGACTATTCTATCTAATATTGCATATGTGACCGAAGGATTGCCGGTgtaatcataattaattaaaaagtgtattatttaaaaaccgtacaaatatttaatttctattgtGCTCGACTTTCTCTTGATGTGGGATTTACCCATATTTCTGACAGAGTCTAACAACAAGGCCAAGAAAAAGCTAAGAAAAACATATACTAGAGAAGTAATTATTCAAACATTTTTGTTTGTAAGTTTGATAACAGAAAATGACAAGCAAAGCCAACGTACATAAAAAAAAAGGGTTTATAGCAAAATGAGGGTTTAATTTAGAAGCAGTAAAAAGTCTGTATCTAGTAATTTATGGGGTTAGTGGGGAAAggttaaaaaaatggaaatggATAAATGTAGGGAAAGAGAAGGGAGTTTTTGAAGAAAATGATCAGATACTTAAAGTAGGAAAAGGCAAAGGTTTCTGGTCCTCTTATTAAgtatagaagaagaagaagtatagAAGCTTTGATTCAAACCACATTTTTAGTCAGTTTCTATTAATATTTCGCTTTCATCGAATTACTCaccctttttgtttttttgtttttgttccctttcaatcttttttcttcttcttcttcctcctcctTCTTCTAATctgataatttttgttttttttttcttgttttcctCTTTTTCCCCCCATTGACTGACACTTCATAGAAACGAGAAATGGAAATTATAACCTTCATCAACCTACAAATGATGACCTTCTTTTCCTAAGTTACTGTATTATTTCTCTTTTTACAATAATAGGGTTAGTCATACTTATGATTAAGTGCTAATTATAGGATTTTTAGAaactaatattatcataatggTATCAGCTGCCTTTTTCATTAATCTGTACCTTTTATCCACTAATATAGAACTAATCCGAGAAAGCCCTAGAGATCATAGTCGATGTATAATATTTTAACCTGAAATCTTGGCAGCTTTTTTTGCTTCTTCTGAAAATGAAATGTAAAAAACGCAGCAAGAGAGCTCaacactctctctctctctccatGCATTAATGTAACTGAAGCGTACAGACATGAAAATCAGAAATTAgaatggaagaagaagaagaagatgtaaTTAAGAACTAGCGAAAACTTGCACCaatcaaaaaagttaaaagatggAGTTGCGATTCGTTTCTTTTTTCTAAAAGAACTGGCTTTTTTTTAATGATCATCACTCTAACCAAAATCCATTTGCATTCATGGCTATACAAAAGAAGTTCAAACACGCACGCACACGCACATATTAATCAACTATATATGTGATATCTCAGACTCGAAGAACGACCGTCACAATCGAACAAGgaaatatatttaaatcaagaaaactaaaagaaataaaaggcaAAATTAAAGAAACCTCAGATCTTAAAATGGTATTGAGGAAACTAACAGGTTGAAGGAGGCATCAGATTCAACCCTAAATCATCTTTCTCCAACAGCAAACGAGCCTTTGTAGCCTCCATATTTCCAGTGTTAGAACCATTATGATACTCTGAGTGCACTCTTTTCTTGGAATGTAAAGGAACACCAAACAACTTTGTATTCTTGAAACTTTCATCAAGAACTGTTAAAGAACTCTGTGAAGTATTGGTAGGAGAGTTTAAAACATGAACTTGAGGATTATAATTGTAACCATGAAGTTGATTTAATGGTTTTTGTAGTAACGAACCATTAGAAGTAAATGGCGTGGCAGTAGCATTAGTTGGTGCACAAAGAAGTAATGAAGAAGGGTATGAATTGCTCGGAGCAACGGGCTTGACATGATTTTGAACAAAGTAGATTATGTCATTATAAAGCTTTCTCATGTGTGCAAGTTCAGACATTAGCATATTATTACTTCTTCTTAATCTTTCATTATCTTCGGATAAAGCAGTAACTGAGCAATTATATCCACCACCGCCTCCGCCATTAATAACCGAAGCATTAGTGATTGGTGAAGATAGGGGCGGCGAGTCACACCAGTTGTTGTTGTTGAGTTGTTCATCTGAGTCAGATGGTGAGATGCTAACTCGGCTTGAAAATGGAAAGAAACTCGGGCCGTTAATACCGAGTGGAGAATGTGGGTGGTGATGGTGGTGGTGATTAATAGCTACTTGTGGCTGAGCTGTTTTTCTTCGATGGATTTCACATAGTAAATGCTTCTCTCCTTTCTTGAAAAATTCATTCGCGAATTCCCATCTGTCTGGTACAATCTTTCTAAAACCCTAGTTGAAAAGAAACCGAAATCAAGATCAGAATCaggcaaaaaaataaaaatttatttttaaagaaagaaaacatAACTTACATAAGTATTGAGTTGTCTAACAAAGCTAGAGAAGTTGTTATGCTTAAAATAATTAGGAAGAAGATCTCTAGCGAACTCAGGTGGCCGCCAAACCACAAAAGTAGAATCATCCTCACCCCAAGAAACAATATGATCAGTGACGGGATCATCAACTAATTGGTAAGTTTTAGTAAGAAAAGGAGCAGGAACAGATTTGTGGGAGTCAAGTGACAGCAAAATGCCTTCACAGTTGTCTAACATAAGCGCCATTGATGAAGATCAAAAGAAGCTGCAGATCAGCACAAAGAGAAGGGTATGGAAGGAGAAGAGGAAACAAGAAAGAGTGGAGGCTTTTCGGTGGCTGTGATGGGTAAAAACAAAGGGTTTATGAGCTTTTGGGTGAGATAAAAATGTAGTGTTTTTTTGTATGATTTACAAGTATGTTTTTTTTTGGGGGTTGAAATGAGAAAAATGATAGAATAATAGGAGTATAAAAATTATGGTAATGTAGTGAGGGAGTGAGAAAGAATATGTGTCTGTATAGGACTGTGAAATAAGGGCCTTTCAAGACAAACCCGTGAACCTCTTTCTCTGACATTCATCCCGCGCACACCCACTTCAAATCACGCACTCTATAGAACATTTGGGTTCTCCATTTTTGCTATACTATTGTTGTATAGTATGCATGTACCCTTGTCTTCCATATTAATTGACAATTTCACcccttttctatcctttttcattttttttctatttttattaatagaTATGTGCATTGATCGGTTCAATTTAATTCGGTTTGATagtgaaaatataaaaactattcggacttttaataaaaatgacagcaaatcgaattaaaaaataaaatttaatcggTTCAGTTCTATCAACGATAAatataatatctaattagtttgttataaattgtaattattagtatagattttttaattaatagtatGGATAATTACTTAATCACTACTTCAAGTCTTATATTTGGCCATTATTCCAATATTTGTATATAAATACCTTTAAATTTGATGAAATGGATTATTCACTCACACAAATCTTGTTAAGTTCGGTTTTTATTTAactgatatataaatatataatttctttttcttctaaaaaatgTAAAgataaaatcatataaatagtaaatttagaaataaaatcttaaataattttgttatatcATACATTCTCGTTATTTAAACACATAAGAGAATAATgttacttttgaaaaaaaaattagtattttatattgttttttttttggatttttaaaatcgaaatcaaaataatttaaaaatttattacaaatgaATTAAACCAACCACTTttgattcggttcggttctTTTGGTGGCTTCATTTTGATGAACACCCAGCTTCATATTCATTAGTCAACCGACTGTTATTATTCCATTGCATAGTCTGATGCATCTCTCTTTACAAATCGTGGTTTCTGCTCCccttttttcctttctttttgtaatttttcactATACAGTATATCTCCTTAATTGCTTATACTGACTGCGAGTTTCAATATGGTATCTaaagcaaaaaagaaaaactagcTATCCTTTTTCATTGCTATTTATGCACATTTTCATTGATCTTAACATAcactttataaagaaaaaaaaaagatgtctAAAGTCGCTTTCTTTCTAATCTCATCTTTAATGCCCTTATTACTTGTAGTTATAAACAGTAAGTACTCCTAAATTTCCTTGAGAACTATTGAAAGAAATTTACAAAAAGGGCATGCAACATGTTCAAACTAAACTAAACCGAACTGACAttataaagatataaaaaaaattaaatcaaaattaatcgaACCAATcagattatttaaattttttatttttccgatccgaattaattttttaatgaaaaaaaagggTCATATTTTCTCCAAAAGTTGGGGGTAAAGTTCACTTATACTTTTCTTCGGAAAGGTGCAAAAGAAtcactaatatttttaaatgattttttaggctattaatattttttagaaaatggtCATATGCTTGTAATGAGTATGAGGATCTAAAAGAGCCTATTTTGAAACGTTAGTGGCCTATTCATGtgtttcaaaattataaaaatatatgtaatttttttcatttaaatattagagCATATATGatccttattattattttttagtttaatttggcTTTTGCACATACATATTTACAAGTTTTAGgtgaattaataataataaaaaattatagaagatTCGTGTagaaaacaaaaggaaaaaactaaatccatttttaattattttactacTACTCCACGTAAAACGAgtatttatatgctttttgattatttaattgcTCTTCATTTTGTAGGTATCCTTTTGTTGTTAATGAACAGCGACACACTCTACGAATAGAATCCCCATCATTTTCTACTATTCTGAGcagatttataaaatattattaatataagatTAAAAACACATGATGGGATTTAAAGCCTGTTTCTTCTACTTGACgacatttttttcttcttcttctataacttcgcttcttcttctttctttcttttccctgctttttctttcaataataat
This region of Mercurialis annua linkage group LG1-X, ddMerAnnu1.2, whole genome shotgun sequence genomic DNA includes:
- the LOC126677125 gene encoding heat stress transcription factor B-4; the protein is MALMLDNCEGILLSLDSHKSVPAPFLTKTYQLVDDPVTDHIVSWGEDDSTFVVWRPPEFARDLLPNYFKHNNFSSFVRQLNTYGFRKIVPDRWEFANEFFKKGEKHLLCEIHRRKTAQPQVAINHHHHHHPHSPLGINGPSFFPFSSRVSISPSDSDEQLNNNNWCDSPPLSSPITNASVINGGGGGGYNCSVTALSEDNERLRRSNNMLMSELAHMRKLYNDIIYFVQNHVKPVAPSNSYPSSLLLCAPTNATATPFTSNGSLLQKPLNQLHGYNYNPQVHVLNSPTNTSQSSLTVLDESFKNTKLFGVPLHSKKRVHSEYHNGSNTGNMEATKARLLLEKDDLGLNLMPPSTC